The Oncorhynchus mykiss isolate Arlee chromosome 17, USDA_OmykA_1.1, whole genome shotgun sequence genomic interval atagtcaaaggtatatgaaatacaaatggtatagagggaaatagtcctataattcctataataactacaacctaagaCTTCTTacttgggaatattgaagactcatgttaaaaggaaccaccagctttcatatgttctgagcaaggaactgaaacgttagctttcttacatagcacatattgcacttttactttcttctccaacactttgtttttgcattatttacaccaaattgaacatgtttcattatttatttgagactgaattgattttattgatgtattatattaagttaaaataagtgttcattcagtattgttgtaattgtcattatctcagtatcagctttttttggtcctccaataatctgtatcggcgttgaaaaatcataattggtcgacctctagtccataCCACCCATGGAGGATTCAAGGAAACTGTTTCTGAGAGTATTGAATCTGACCTAACTTTCTGATATTATTCCTGTCTATTCAGGCTGCCATCCTACAGCAGACGTCAGACTACATCTTTGCTCTGGAGCAAGAGAAGACCCAGCTACTGCAGCAGAACAACCAGCTCAAACGCTTCATACAGGTAGACATTCATATTACCTTCATATAGCCAAGTCTAGCCATAGAAATGAATAAACATATTGTAGCTTGTGACTTTTTTAATATGTACAAAAGTACATGCACGTGTAAAGTGATCCATTAcatttgtgtgtacagtatacatCCGCAAACTATTAACTGTTCATGGCATGGCCATAACTAGTCGAAATGCTCCCTCTCACccggtctcctctcctcctgcaggAGTTCAGTGGTTCCTCCCCAAAGAGGAGGCGTGGGGCGGAGGAGAAGGATGAAGGGATCGGCTCCCCAGACATTCTGGAGGAGGAGAAAGCCgaggagctgaggagagagatgttggaGCTCAGACAACAGTTGGACAAGGAGCGCTCTGCGAGGATGATACTGgaggaacaggtgagagagaagggtggtGGGCGGGGAGATGTGGGAGAGACTGCTCATCCTGCTGTCCCTAGCCAGAGGGGGGAGTTagaagaagggatggagagaaggttgAACTAAGAGGTGGTGAGACTGAGGAGAGGTGAACCAGTGATGGAGAAGAAGGATCTTATGAGGCACTGAGAATGAAAAGAGGGAAGGTAGAGTGAAGAGGAACATAGACATAAAGACTGATCACCCTTCTCCCCCGTGTCTTTGTCCATCCAGGTGCGTTCTCTGGACATGGTGCTGCACCCAGAGAGGCTGAAGGTGATCACCCAGCAGGTCCAGGAGGAGCAGGCTCACATCCAGACCCAGACCTTACTGAGGCTACAGCAGCTCCATGCAGAGACCAgcgcagagagggacagacacgCAGCACATAGCCCACAGGTACAGAGTCACACGGGTTACAGGTGGAGGACAGAGGCGGGTCACAGGTACAGAgacacagacggagagagagacacacaatccACAGATGGGGAAACGCAAACCGTTTTTGAATTTAAGGAATGTGAATGTTTtatttcccttcctctccttgtACCCTCTTACTCCTAATTTTtcaccttttctctcttctcATTTCTCAAACTCTTCTTATTCtcaccatctcttctcctcctttagGTGCGGTCCCCAGCCCCCACTCACCACCCCACGGTCATCGTCCCCGCCCCCACGCTGACCCCGCACCACGTCACCGTGGTTACCATGAGCCCCGCCTCCAACACCAGCACAGTGTCAACGTCCCGGCAGAACCTGGATACCATCGTACAGGTGAGGGAGAGTGTGTCCTTGTGCTCTGTAGGGTTTCTATAGTGAAGTTCAGTATGTGTCCTTGTGCTCTCTATGATGTCTGTAGTGCTatagtactgtgtgtgtttgagatagacagagagcgtATGTTTGAGTGTGAGGTGTATAGATAACCCCATTACATATAGCGTCACTGAACCATGACCTCTAACCTTAGAATTCTCTATGACCTCTGCCTTCCAGGCCATCCAGCACATCGAACGTGCCCAGGAGAGGAGGGGCAgtgctgaggaggagaggagacgagcaGTCATCGTCAGCCCTGCCCACGTCTCCATGGATACCACCGGCTCTGATACGGCCTCcgacagtgagggagaggaggactgctCCATGAactaacacagagatacacatacCGTGTTCTCTATACAGTTTCAGACAGCATGAGCCAAGGCTGCTCAATTAACTGTtagctaccacacacacacctatacatatatatacacacacacatcaatacatactgtatatacacacaacgTGTTCTCTCCAGACAGTTTGAAATCAAGGGAGAGGACTGCTTGATGAACTGTtcgctgccacacacacaccaatacaaaCACAATCAGACAGCATCTGATTGGTAGAGCGAAACAATGACATTTGTTCTACTAAAATCCAAATTCAATCATAAACCAGTGACCAACAaatggaacacacacacgttagcGATTCCCACCCACTGTAGAAGACGATCACAAAGATTCCCTCCAGACGCCTGACTACTTTTTgatataaatgtttgtttttttgaacCTGTCTTTGGCATTATAATGACTATGGAGTCAGCCAGTAGGTATGATAAGCTCTGGTCAGATCGTGTGCTTTTAAATCACAGATGAAGAAGTTAGCTCAATATGGCAGTCTATCGTAAAGGGCTTTCCAGACACAGCTGCAGCGGGATTCTTTTCAGGCGGAGCGATCGGCGTTGCTCGTGAAGGCTGCTCAGCCGAGGCGGAGAAAATGGGTATCTGCTCTAATTTGGCAACCTTGCTCCGCCCGATCGCTTCCTGTCTGGAAAGTCTTTAAGACAATAGACAGCGATAGTTTGTCTCTGGCAGAATACAACACAGCTGGTACTTAGCTGGATCCCATCAATCACATGATTGAATGAAAGTTACAGAATAAGCTGTGTCACTAGCTCTATTAGGGTTCCATAGAAGCAAGCAGTGGACCATCTCTTCACCTTTCAAAGTTGTTTTCCATCTTTTCTATCAAAAGTTTTCCTAAGTGTCGGGTTTACCAAGAAGAGGATAGTTTCCAATTAGGTCTCTTGTTGATTTTTGTTTATTTCAGTGACTATGCACTAAATGTTTTTAGGTATTTATGCAATTCCAAGCTCCAGTAAATTAGTTTTATAGGTGGGGTAGTGTTGAATATTAGGCCAAAGTGTTTTTAAAAACATCACCCCTTCACCCAATATGAATCTATGCACCTCCCAACAAGAGAACATAACATGCATACAGTATAGACAGACGGGTTGGTTGTCTAGCAACAAAACCAATGCAtgtgcaactatggggcaaaacagactaAAATTGGCTAAAATTGTTGACATGTAAATTATATTTTGtctcaatgtttattgaaaacacaaATACACTTCTCTCAAATACATtcttacagttgttggttagctagctagctagctagtgaattTGAGCCatagtcaaaacacctcaaaacaagacatgttaTCAGTAACaagctgaaacgagccacctacgattccccacaaGGCAGCTTCCAGGCATTGTTGCATGCTATCTGACCGCTCAGAATCATAATACCACACGGCCTCATCGATGCGTGTGCATAATGTTTGTGAAATGCTCAGCCAACCCGTCTTTGTCAACGTGTACAGTCATAACACACATGTAACTACATGCATTGAAGACTAGTGTTTTTCTCTGATGGTGCTAACAGGGATCGTATGCCCTCTGAGACCCCCAACTTTTACCATTCGATTTTGAAACCCCCCCGTTGGCATATCCTAAGCCAACGGGTAGCGCTCAACTCCTACACAAGCACTGAACTAGACATTTGCCCCAGTCCCTTTCCCCTCGTACCCCTCCATGTTGTCAGTTTGTTTTGGGAACGGGACTGGAATCCCTGTTATTTCTCTGGAAGCCTGGAGTCTCACCCACTTCCTATGATATGTTGATATGATGCTACGggtcaggagtttttcctgaacCATGTTTAAGGCTACAACTAGGGCCATGAGTTTTCCTGTATAGATCTCGTGATCAGGGAGAACAGGAGTTTCTAGGAATGCTGAATCTGAAATGATGCTGTAAAAACATTCCATTTATTTAGTTTTTTCTTGTTTCATCCCTCCATGCTCTATTGCCAATTGATGCTGTGTTCGTTTTTTGTCTTAAATGTTATATTTTTCTGGGATTTCCTTAGTCATCGTCTACGTatgaaacggcaccctattcgctACATGAGGcactggccaaaagtagtgcactatttagcaTATAGGGTTCCATTGTCGACGTAGCCACGGTCTACAGGAAGCTCTTCCTGTGTGAGAACTTGGCTCCAGTGGGACATTTGGGGTGACGAAGCTAATTCATTTTGTGATTCAACTTCATaactggttacaatattatgTCCATTTagcctagtcccagatctgtttgtgctcttgcctaACTCTgttgtcattgtcaagccaaaacgcatgacaattccattaggagttggcaagagagcagaaacatCTTATTGTCTGTTGTAGGGGGAACTTCAAATCTGGTTAGAATAGTAGCTATACTTACTGACTACTgcgttatgtcccaaatggcaccctaaataGTGAACTACTGTTTACCAGGGCCCTGGTATAAAGAGTGCAcaaggtagggaatagggttccatttgggacaccgcCAGTATCTTCATTGCCCTCATCAGATATATTTATCTTTTTGGTTGTTTCTTCTGTTCAGTATTTTTTATGCTGAAGATGTGTGCATCATATTTCAGCACTGGTGTCCTGAGAGATTGTTGGTTGTTAGAGAATCTCTTAATAATCAACAATTAGAGATTATTGATATGAAGCACTTCCCGGTCTGTACTGCCTGAATCAAGGACGACGATGGCGCCGCAGATTTTTACTATGTTGATCAAGCTCTTTTTGCTGTGACTTAAAACCGAACAGCTGtgtttctctccttttcttcaaatatgttaatttctctcatctctctgcctGCTCTCTGCATCTCTCCTTTTGTCCTATTTTTTTAATTACAgacatttgtatatttttttaatttctttttttttgtcagTCCAGGTCGATGAGAAGCTGTTATATTTTGTTTAAGAAAAATGAACTTGTTGGGAAAAACAGGCCTTTGTAaagaaaaaatacaataaaatttGTACTTTGTTTtttaatacatacatacatggcttatatttttatttgacctttttgaATTACAATCAATTTGTTAAGTTGCCACCCTGAACCTTTTACAATTTTGTTTAAGTATTTAAAGGCCCCAgtgcaataaaacattttttttaaagatattccTTACCttatatacattaccagtcaaaagttgggacacctactcattcaagggtttttccttatttttttactattttctacgttgtggAAGacaatggaatcatgtagtaacccaaaaaatgttaaacaaatcaaaatatattttagattcttcaaagtagccgctgtttgcctttgacagctatgcacacttggcattctctcaaccagcttcacctggaaagcttttccaacagtcttgaaggagttcccacatatgcggagcacttgttggcttaTTTTCCTTtactgcagtccaactcatcccaaaccatctcaattggggtgaggtcgggtgattatggaggctatgtcatctgatgcatcactctccCTGGTAAATGAACCCATACcctgcctggaggtgtgttgggtcattgtcctgttgaaaaacaaatgatagtcccactaagcacaaaccagatgggatggtgtatcgctgcataatgctgtggtagccatgctggttaagtgtgcctgtaTTCTAAATCAGACCATGTCCCCAggaaagcaccatcacaccaccatgcttcacggtgggaaccacatatgcggagatcatccgttcacctacgctgcgtctcacaaagacacggtggttggaaccaaaaatctcaaatttggactcactagaccaaaggacagatttccaccggtctaatgtccacctttatttaaccaggtaggccagttgagaacaagttctcatttataactgcaacctggccaagataaagcaaagcagtgtgacacaaacaacacatagttccacatggaattaacaaacgtacagtcaataacacaatagaaaagtctatatacagtgtgtgcaaatgaggtaagattagggaggtaaggcaataaatagcgCGCAGTctcgaagtaattacaatttagcaattaaacactggagtgatcgatgtgcagaagatgaatgtgcaagtagagatactggggtgcaaaggagaaaacaCTAAATATatgtggatgaggtagttggatgggctatttacaggtggccTATGTACAGGTgtaatgatctgtaagctgctctgacagccgatgcttaaagttagtgagggagatacgagtctccagcttcagtgatttttgcaattcgttccagtcattggtgatcattagaaagcaaattacggactcctctttcaatctgcgtattcctccaaagctcagttgtcctgagtctgcacaactctaccaggacctaggatcaagggagacactcaaatgttttagtactatatctcttgacacaatgatgaaaataatcatgacctctaaaccttcaatctgcatactggaccctattccaactaaactactgaaagagctgcttcctgtgcttggccctcctaaggctctctatccaccagatgtgtaccaaactcactaaaagtggcagtaataaagcctctcttgaaaaatccAAACCTTGacacagaaaatataaaaaacaatcggcctatatcgaatcttccattcctctcaaaagaaaaattaaaagctgttgcgcagcaactcactgccttcctgaaaacaaacaatgtatatgaattGCTTCAGTCTAGTTTtaaaccccatcatagcactgagactgcacttgtgaaggtggtaagtTACCTTTTGATGGCGTCAGACCggggctctgcatctgtcctcgtgctcctagaccttactgctgcttttgataccatcgatcaccacagtcttttggagagattggaaacccaaattggtctacacggacaagttctggcctggtttagaacttatctgtcggaaagatatcagtttgtctctgtgaatggtttgtcctctgacaaatcaactgtcaatttcggtgttcctcaaggttacgttttaggaccactattattttcactatatattttacctcttggggatgtcattcgaaaacataatgttaactttcactgttatgcggatgacacacagctgtacatttcaatgaaacatggtgaagccccaaaatttccctccctagaagcctgtgtttcagatatAAGGAAGTGgttggctgcaaactttctacttttaaacggggacaaaacagagatgcttgttctaggtcccaagaaacaaagagatcttctgttgaatctgacaatcttgatggttgtacagtcgtctcaaataaaactgtgaaggacctcggctttactctggaccctgatctctcttttgacgaacatatcaagactgtttcaaggatagcttttttccatctacgtaacattgcaagaatcagaaatgttctgtccaaaaatgatgcagaaaaatgaatccatgcttttgtcacttctaggttagactactgcaatgctctactttctggctaccctgataaagcactaaataaacttcagttagtgctaaatatggctgctaaaatcctgactagaaccccccaAAAATATCATATTaccccagtgctagcctccctacactggcttcctgttcaGGGCTAATTTCAAgggtttactgctaacctacaaagcattacatgggcttgctcctacctacctttccgatttggtcctgccgtacatacctacacgtacgctacggtcacaagacgcaggcctcctaattgtccctagaatttctaagcaaacagctggaggctgggctttctcctatagagctcaatttttatggaatggtgtgcctacccatgtgagagacgcagactcggtctcaacctttaagtcttcgttgaagactcatctcttcagtaggtcctatgattgagtgtagtctggcccaggagtgtgaacgtgaacggaaaggcactggagcaacgaactgcccttgctgtctctgcctggccggttcccctctccactctgattctctgcctctaaccctagtcactggcttactggtgctcttccatgccgtccctaggagggttgCGTCACTTGAGTTGGTTGAGTccctgacgtggtcttcctgtctgggttggcgtccccccttgggttgtgccgtggtg includes:
- the LOC110495098 gene encoding transcription factor AP-4, with translation MEYFMMPTEKALQQFKKSEKDVIGGLCSLANIPLSPETAQDQERRIRREIANSNERRRMQSINAGFQSLKTLLPHTDGEKLSKAAILQQTSDYIFALEQEKTQLLQQNNQLKRFIQEFSGSSPKRRRGAEEKDEGIGSPDILEEEKAEELRREMLELRQQLDKERSARMILEEQVRSLDMVLHPERLKVITQQVQEEQAHIQTQTLLRLQQLHAETSAERDRHAAHSPQVRSPAPTHHPTVIVPAPTLTPHHVTVVTMSPASNTSTVSTSRQNLDTIVQAIQHIERAQERRGSAEEERRRAVIVSPAHVSMDTTGSDTASDSEGEEDCSMN